A single region of the Sorghum bicolor cultivar BTx623 chromosome 9, Sorghum_bicolor_NCBIv3, whole genome shotgun sequence genome encodes:
- the LOC8055735 gene encoding aquaporin NIP1-3 produces MAGAEVANGAVHEGGALALEEGRGGDEARCESSEQDGAGRSRPMFSVPFVQKIVAEVLGTYFLIFAGCAAVAVNLRTGGTVTFPGICIVWGLAVMVMVYSVGHISGAHLNPAVSVAFATCGRFPWKQVPAYAAAQVMGATAASLTLRLLFGNAREHFFGTVPAGSDVQSLVIEFIISFNLMFVVSGVATDNRAIGELAGLAVGATVLLNVLFAGPVSGASMNPARTLGPAIVVGRYAGIWVYFAGPICGTVAGAWAYNLIRFTDKPLREITQTSSFLRSVRRT; encoded by the exons ATGGCAGGAGCAGAGGTTGCAAACGGCGCCGTGCACGAGGGCGGCGCCCTGGCTCTGGAGGAAGGCAGAGGAGGAGACGAAGCAAGGTGTGAGAGCTCCGAGCAGGACGGAGCCGGTCGTAGCCGCCCCATGTTCTCCGTGCCGTTCGTGCAGAAG ATCGTCGCGGAGGTCTTGGGGACCTACTTCCTCATCTTCGCGGGGtgcgcggcggtggcggtgaaCCTTCGGACGGGGGGCACGGTGACGTTCCCGGGCATCTGCATCGTGTGGGGGCTGgccgtgatggtgatggtgtacTCCGTCGGCCACATCTCCGGCGCGCACCTGAACCCGGCCGTCTCCGTCGCGTTCGCCACCTGCGGGCGGTTCCCCTGGAAGCAGGTGCCCGCGTACGCGGCGGCGCAGGTGATGGGCGCCACGGCGGCGAGCCTGACGCTGCGGCTGCTGTTCGGGAACGCCAGGGAGCACTTCTTCGGGACCGTCCCGGCGGGCTCCGACGTGCAGTCGCTCGTCATCGAGTTCATCATCTCCTTCAACCTCATGTTCGTCGTCTCTGGCGTCGCCACGGACAACAGAGCC ATTGGCGAACTCGCTGGCCTCGCTGTCGGAGCTACCGTCCTGCTAAACGTGCTCTTTGCCGG GCCTGTATCAGGAGCGTCCATGAACCCGGCGAGGACCCTAGGCCCGGCGATCGTCGTCGGCCGCTACGCCGGCATCTGGGTGTACTTCGCCGGGCCCATATGCGGGACGGTGGCCGGAGCCTGGGCCTACAACCTCATACGCTTCACCGACAAGCCGCTGCGGGAGATCACCCAGACCTCCTCCTTCTTGAGAAGCGTGAGGAGGACCTGA